In Pyricularia oryzae 70-15 chromosome 2, whole genome shotgun sequence, one genomic interval encodes:
- a CDS encoding condensin complex component cnd2 — MPRVTQVSRSNSSRSTSRQVSAGSLAQSPFKSPVKIPLTLNDDAQEKAQRLHSRQALHEAQINQLKAAAATPSKRTASIRLEELENASTPGSKPATPRPRPGGKEPVGDDEELVVGGSVVTPMKRVPILANFEEWMKMATDNKINQANSWNFALIDYFHDMSLLKEGDGVNFQKASCTLDGCVKIYTSRVDSVAEETGKLLSGLADSRDSKKKRADGDGDGEDSGAEDEVDEDGNVIKKPKKKSRSAEATLAPSFSSIQLKKFELEFAVDPLFKKASADFDEGGAKGLLLNHLMIDTQGRIVFDSSDEANDTSEMPKSRRSEAMDQDQDLDDDDTVQPEAAPTPTPEEEDVEIDIGALGARFFSDLSRLDEFDVCPSLKTFDLGDPSGTMDIPFLKAAEDWRQDQEKEKTPGPGDKSGMFIDEDNPLGFDDDDGLGAFDLGEVNINFGEGGEAWAKEAALEPQMRVFDMGLGEDGMAGDGADMVESMDGDYVVSMTYAQKEDKMHEDILGYFDQALQKNWTSAEHWRIRKIKDVNKPAAATRSRKEKEAFEIDFLSPMDQTTAELIYTSASSNTAISMPKKDWKSKSRNLIPDDKHFNSKQLLSLFLKPKARLGRRRQLGGGNRGVFGNSNEHADAPDGNMDEAFWASQKAPMLQSTEGDDAALPQGDYDANFFDDGLPFAGGDDDDDMDEFADAREHFSPGADGVDDGGATGAFTNAFGGMTITNPTDLAFGTMLVTQSRRVRPEYVQYARVAKKVDVRRLKEEIWKGMDFEALEKAPKSRLPTPPVEGDEAGIPASDKDSGPLLKFTEVMNDLQTVYPKTVMDDISTSFCFICLLHLANEKGLVISKTPELTELEIRRDWSAEITEGGE, encoded by the exons ATGCCTCGTGTCACGCAGGTATCGCGCTCAAATAGCAGCAGGAGCACCAGCAGACAAGTTTCCGCTGGCTCCCTTGCTCAGTCGCCATTCAAATCACCGGTGAA GATACCTTTAACATTGAACGACGATGCGCAGGAAAAGGCGCAACGACTCCATTCCCGCCAGGCCCTCCATGAGGCTCAGATTAACCAGCTCAAAGCTGCAGCCGCTACTCCATCAAAGAGGACCGCCAGCATTCGCCTCGAAGAACTCGAAAATGCATCCACCCCCGGATCTAAGCCTGCAACTCCACGTCCTCGACCTGGAGGCAAGGAACCTGTCGGCGATGATGAGGAGCTAGTTGTTGGTGGCAGCGTCGTAACGCCAATGAAGCGCGTCCCGATCTTGGCCAACTTCGAGGAGTGGATGAAGATGGCAACGGACAACAAAATCAACCAAGCGAACTCTTGGAACTTTGCCCTTATCGACTACTTTCATGACATGTCGCTTCTAAAGGAAGGCGACGGTGTCAACTTTCAAAAAGCGAGTTGTACACTTGACGGTTGCGTCAAGATTTACACCAGCAGAGTCGACAGCGTCGCCGAGGAGACGGGAAAACTCCTGAGTGGCCTTGCGGACAGCCGGGACAGCAAAAAGAAGAGGGCCGATGGTGATGGAGATGGCGAAGATAGCGGGGCCGAGGATGAGGTTGACGAGGATGGCAATGTCATCAAAaagcccaagaagaag TCTCGATCCGCCGAGGCGACCCTAGCGCCATCATTCTCTTCAATTCAATTGAAGAAGTTCGAGCTTGAATTTGCCGTCGACCCCTTGTTCAAGAAAGCTTCGGCAGACTTTGACGAGGGCGGTGCCAAGGGCCTTCTGCTCAACCATTTAATGATTGATACTCAGGGGCGCATTGTCTTTGACAGCAGTGATGAAGCCAATGATACCTCGGAGATGCCAAAATCTAGGCGCAGTGAGGCCATGGACCAGGACCAGGACTTGGATGACGACGACACTGTGCAGCCCGAGGCCGCTCCCACCCCTACCCCTGAGGAGGAAGATGTCGAGATCGACATTGGAGCACTTGGGGCGCGGTTTTTCTCGGATCTTTCCCGCCTGGACGAATTCGACGTATGTCCCTCCTTGAAGACCTTTGATCTTGGTGACCCCTCGGGAACCATGGACATACCCTTCCTCAAGGCAGCCGAGGACTGGAGGCAGGAccaagagaaagaaaagacacCAGGGCCTGGTGACAAGTCGGGTATGTTTATCGACGAGGACAACCCGCTAGGatttgacgacgacgacggcctcGGTGCTTTTGACCTGGGCGAGGTGAACATCAACTTCGGCGAGGGTGGTGAGGCTTGGGCAAAGGAGGCAGCGCTGGAGCCACAAATGCGCGTTTTCGACATGGGTCTCGGTGAGGACGGCATGGCAGGCGATGGTGCTGACATGGTCGAAAGCATGGACGGTGACTATGTCGTTTCTATGACATATGCACAGAAGGAGGACAAGATGCACGAGGACATACTCGGCTACTTCGATCAGGCGCTTCAGAAAAATTGGACGAGTGCAGAGCACTGGAGGATCCGCAAGATCAAAGACGTCAACAAGCCTGCAGCAGCGACAAGATCGAGGAAGGAGAAAGAGGCGTTTGAAATCGATTTCTTGTCGCCAATGGACCAAACCACCGCCGAGCTGATATACACATCTGCCTCGAGCAATACGGCCATTTCAATGCCAAAGAAGGACTGGAAGTCCAAATCACGGAATCTGATCCCAGACGACAAGCACTTCAACTCGAAGCAGCTTCTGTCGCTGTTCCTGAAGCCCAAGGCTCGCTTAGGAAGGCGGAGGCAACTGGGTGGTGGTAACCGTGGCGTGTTTGGCAACTCAAACGAGCATGCAGATGCGCCAGATGGTAACATGGATGAAGCATTCTGGGCCTCACAAAAGGCACCTATGCTGCAGTCAACAGAAGGAGACGACGCCGCCCTCCCACAAGGGGACTATGACGCCAACTTTTTTGATGACGGCCTACCGTTCGCGGGtggcgacgacgatgatgacatgGACGAGTTTGCTGATGCTCGCGAGCACTTTTCACCTGGTGCCGACGGTGTGGATGATGGGGGCGCTACGGGAGCCTTTACAAATGCCTTTGGTGGCATGACTATTACCAACCCTACCGATCTAGCCTTTGGAACCATGCTGGTGACACAAAGCCGACGGGTTCGGCCCGAATATGTGCAATATGCCCGCGTGGCCAAGAAGGTTGATGTGAGAAGACTCAAGGAGGAGATATGGAAGGGCATGGATTTTGAAGCTCTCGAAAAG GCGCCAAAGTCGAGGCTGCCGACGCCGCCCGTGGAGGGGGATGAGGCCGGGATTCCTGCATCTGACAAGGATAGTGGCCCTCTGCTTAAGTTTACCGAAGTTATGAACGACCTGCAAACAGTATATCCCAAAACCGTCATGGATGACATCTCAACTAGCTTCTGCTTCATCTGCCTTTTGCATCTGGCCAACGAGAAGGGGCTTGTCATCAGCAAGACGCCAGAGCTCACCGAGCTGGAGATCCGCAGGGATTGGTCGGCTGAGATCACCGAGGGTGGAGAATAA
- a CDS encoding sensor protein gacS codes for MADAATLAAVAAIVENIATNSGAPGKNASFRSSTYVQLPGPESDEKKQLERELAALVIRVQQLETRANAAPATIFPDTPNETAYSLFGDDSSSPTSSSSGREPKRLKSASSTTRNGFTTDGRPSKLNAITDEELEGLREHVDGQSRLLDSQRAELDGVNAQLLEQKQLQERALAIIEQERVATLERELWKHQKANEAFQKALREIGSIVTAAARGDLSKRVKINPIEMDPEITTFKRTMNAMMDQLGVFSSEVSRVAREVGTEGILGGQAQIEGVDGTWKELTDNVNVMAQNLTDQVREIASVTTAVAHGDLTQKIESAAKGEILQLQQTINTMVDQLRTFASEVTRVARDVGTEGMLGGQADVEGVKGMWNELTVNVNAMANNLTTQVRDIINVTTAVAKGDLTQKVQAECRGEIFELKNTINSMVDQLQQFAREVTKIAREVGTEGRLGGQATVHDVQGTWRDLTENVNGMAMNLTTQVREIANVTSAVAAGDLSKKIRVEVKGEILDLKNTINTMVDRLGTFAFEVSKVARAVGTDGTLGGQAQVENVEGKWKDLTENVNTMASNLTSQVRGISTVTQAIANGDMSRKIDVEAKGEILILKETINNMVDRLSIFCNEVQRVAKDVGVDGIMGGQADVAGLKGRWKEITTDVNTMANNLTAQVRAFGDITNAATDGDFTKLVEVEASGEMDELKRKINQMVYNLRDSIQRNTQAREAAELANKTKSEFLANMSHEIRTPMNGIIGMTQLTLDTDLTQYQREMLNIVNNLAMSLLTIIDDILDLSKIEAKRMVIEEIPYTLRGTVFNALKTLAVKANDKFLDLTYRVDSSVPDHVIGDSFRLRQIILNLVGNAIKFTEHGEVSLTIQKGNDVTCLPNEYMIEFVVSDTGIGIPTDKLGLIFDTFQQADGSMTRKFGGTGLGLSISKRLVNLMGGDVWVKSQYGKGSSFYFTCRVRLADVDISLIRKQLKPYKGHQVLFIDKGKTGHGPEVGQMLGQLGLVPIVLESEQNHTLTRVRGKECPYDVIVVDSIDTARRLRGIDDFKYLPIVLLAPTVHVSLKSCLDLGITSYMTMPCKLIDLGNGMVPALENRATPSLSDNTKSFEILLAEDNTVNQRLAVKILEKYNHVVTVVSNGAEALEAVKDNKYDVILMDVQMPVMGGFEATAKIREYERSLGTQRTPIIALTAHAMMGDREKCIEAQMDEYLSKPLQQNHLIQTILKCATLGGALLEQNRERELELARHAEHKGGLSTDPARASSVMRPPLHHRPVTTAESLSGGAESPSLMANDGEDPIQRARSSLSEPGCL; via the exons ATGGCGGACGCGGCGACTCTGGCAGCTGTCGCTGCGATTGTGGAGAATATCGCTACCAACTCGGGGGCCCCTGGAAAAAATGCTTCATTTCGCTCCAGTACCTATGTCCAGCTTCCCGGTCCGGAATCCGACGAGAAGAAACAGCTCGAGCGCGAGCTTGCCGCCCTGGTGATAAGGGTACAGCAGCTCGAAACCCGTGCCAACGCGGCTCCTGCTACAATATTCCCCGACACACCCAACGAAACTGCATATTCACTCTTTGGCGATGATAGCTCGTCCCCTACCAGTTCGAGCTCAGGCCGGGAGCCTAAACGACTGAAGTCGGCATCCAGCACAACGAGGAATGGTTTCACTACGGACGGTCGTCCATCAAAGCTCAACGCAATCACCGATGAGGAGCTCGAAGGCTTGCGCGAACATGTTGACGGCCAGTCCCGGCTGCTCGACAGCCAAAGGGCCGAGCTGGACGGCGTCAATGCCCAACTCTTGGAGCAGAAGCAGCTGCAAGAGCGCGCCCTTGCCATAATCGAGCAGGAACGTGTAGCCACTTTGGAGAGAGAGCTATGGAAACATCAAAAGGCCAACGAGGCCTTCCAGAAGGCTCTCCGGGAGATTGGATCGATAGTGACCGCTGCAGCCCGGGGTGACCTCTCTAAGAGGGTCAAGATAAACCCGATTGAGATGGACCCTGAAATCACCACATTCAAGAGGACCATGAACGCCATGATGGATCAACTTGGCGTCTTCTCTAGTGAAGTCTCGCGAGTGGCAAGAGAGGTCGGCACCGAGGGCATATTAGGTGGACAGGCCCAGATCGAGGGAGTGGACGGCACGTGGAAAGAACTGACGGACAATG TCAACGTCATGGCGCAGAACCTGACCGACCAAGTCCGCGAAATCGCCTCAGTCACTACAGCTGTGGCCCACGGAGATTTGACCCAAAAGATTGAGAGTGCGGCCAAGGGAGAAATCCTACAGCTTCAACAAACTATAAATACCATGGTGGACCAACTACGCACATTTGCTTCAGAGGTTACCCGTGTCGCCCGTGACGTCGGAACCGAGGGAATGCTCGGCGGGCAGGCTGACGTTGAAGGGGTCAAGGGCATGTGGAATGAGCTGACGGTCAACGTCAACGCCATGGCCAACAATTTAACAACCCAAGTGCGCGACATCATCAACGTTACCACAGCCGTCGCAAAGGGAGATCTTACACAAAAGGTGCAGGCGGAATGTCGCGGCGAGATTTTTGAGCTCAAGAACACGATCAATTCCATGGTGGACCAGCTGCAGCAATTTGCTCGCGAGGTTACCAAGATCGCCAGAGAGGTTGGTACCGAAGGACGGCTGGGCGGCCAAGCAACTGTTCACGATGTACAGGGAACTTGGCGAGATCTCACAGAAAACGTGAACGGAATGGCTATGAATCTCACCACACAAGTACGAGAGATAGCCAATGTTACCAGTGCCGTCGCTGCAGGCGACCTATCCAAGAAGATCAGGGTAGAGGTCAAGGGCGAGATTCTGGACCTCAAAAATACCATCAACACCATGGTTGACCGCCTCGGAACTTTCGCCTTCGAAGTCAGCAAAGTAGCCCGAGCCGTCGGCACAGATGGCACTCTTGGTGGTCAGGCTCAAGTTGAGAATGTGGAGGGCAAATGGAAAGACCTCACCGAAAACGTCAACACCATGGCGTCAAACCTCACTTCTCAG GTCAGGGGAATATCAACCGTGACACAAGCCATCGCGAACGGTGACATGAGCCGAAAGATCGACGTGGAAGCCAAGGGCGAGATACTAATCCTCAAGGAAACTATCAACAACATGGTTGATCGTCTGTCGATATTCTGCAATGAAGTACAACGAGTCGCAAAAGATGTAGGCGTTGATGGCATTATGGGGGGACAAGCCGACGTTGCAGGTCTCAAGGGGCGATGGAAGGAGATTACCACCGATGTCAACACCATGGCCAACAATCTT ACGGCGCAAGTACGCGCTTTCGGAGATATAACCAATGCCGCTACCGACGGAGACTTCACCAAGCTGGTCGAGGTTGAGGCGTCGGGCGAAATGGACGAACTGAAGCGCAAGATCAATCAAATGGTCTACAATCTCCGAGACAGTATCCAAAGAAACACGCAAGCAAGAGAAGCCGCAGAATTGGCCAACAAGACGAAGTCGGAGTTCCTCGCTAACATGTCCCACGAAATCCGCACACCCATGAACGGTATCATCGGCATGACACAACTTACTCTTGATACAGATTTGACGCAATACCAACGCGAAATGCTCAACATTGTCAACAATCTCGCCATGAGTCTGCTCACCATTATCGACGACATCCTCGATCTGTCAAAGATTGAGGCTAAGCGGATGGTTATCGAGGAGATTCCATACACGTTAcgaggaacggtcttcaaCGCACTGAAGACTTTGGCGGTCAAGGCGAACGACAAGTTTTTGGATCTCACGTACCGTGTGGACAGCTCAGTTCCTGACCACGTCATCGGTGACTCGTTCCGTCTGCGCCAGATTATCCTGAACCTGGTTGGCAATGCCATCAAATTCACCGAGCATGGAGAGGTCAGCCTTACTATCCAGAAGGGCAACGACGTGACGTGCCTGCCAAACGAGTACATGATCGAATTTGTCGTGTCGGACACGGGCATAGGAATTCCAACGGACAAACTGGGTCTCATCTTCGACACATTCCAGCAGGCTGATGGATCCATGACACGCAAGTTTGGCGGAACCGGGCTTGGTCTGTCTATTTCCAAGAGGCTCGTCAACCTCATGGGCGGTGACGTGTGGGTCAAGTCACAATACGGCAAGGGCAGCTCGTTCTACTTCACTTGTCGTGTCCGCCTCGCCGACGTGGATATCTCACTCATCAGGAAGCAGCTGAAGCCTTACAAGGGACACCAGGTCCTGTTCATCGATAAGGGCAAGACTGGACACGGGCCCGAGGTGGGGCAGATGCTCGGCCAGCTGGGTTTGGTGCCCATCGTGCTGGAATCCGAGCAAAATCACACCCTGACGCGGGTGCGCGGCAAGGAATGTCCCTACGACGTGATAGTTGTCGACTCAATCGACACAGCCCGGCGCCTGAGAGGAATTGACGACTTCAAGTATCTGCCCATCGTTCTCCTGGCGCCAACTGTCCACGTCAGCCTGAAATCCTGCTTGGACTTGGGTATTACCTCGTATATGACGATGCCCTGCAAGCTCATCGACCTCGGCAATGGTATGGTTCCCGCTCTTGAGAACCGTGCCACACCATCACTATCAGACAACACTAAGTCGTTCGAAATTCTGCTGGCCGAGGACAACACCGTCAACCAGCGCCTGGCCGTTAAGATTCTTGAAAAGTACAACCACGTTGTGACGGTAGTCAGCAACGGTGCTGAAGCTCTTGAAGCTGTCAAGGATAACAAATACGATGTGATCCTGATGGATGTTCAAATGCCTGTCATG GGTGGATTTGAGGCGACGGCAAAGATTCGTGAATACGAGCGCAGCCTGGGCACACAGAGGACACCAATCATCGCGCTTACCGCTCACGCAATGATGGGCGACCGTGAGAAGTGTATCGAGGCCCAGATGGACGAGTACCTGTCGAAGCCTCTGCAGCAGAACCACTTGATACAAACAATTCTCAAGTGTGCAACGCTGGGTGGCGCCTTGTTGGAACAAAATCGTGAGCGCGAGCTTGAACTAGCAAGGCATGCCGAACACAAAGGAGGACTGTCTACGGACCCGGCGAGGGCATCGTCGGTAATGCGTCCGCCACTACACCACCGACCGGTGACTACAGCCGAGTCGCTTTCTGGTGGCGCCGAAAGCCCCTCGTTGATGGCAAATGACGGCGAAGATCCAATACAAAGGGCACGTAGCAGTCTCTCTGAACCAGGATGCCTATAA